A single window of Brevinematales bacterium DNA harbors:
- a CDS encoding PIN domain-containing protein: MKIEEPFLIDTNILIYALNKDSAYYDFSRKIINDNGENIYLAYKSVAEFVCVMSKMGRYDIIELE, translated from the coding sequence ATGAAGATTGAGGAACCGTTTCTGATCGATACAAATATCCTTATCTACGCTCTCAATAAAGATTCGGCTTATTATGATTTTTCACGAAAAATAATTAACGATAACGGGGAAAACATATATCTTGCATATAAATCGGTTGCAGAATTCGTATGTGTTATGTCAAAGATGGGAAGATACGATATCATTGAACTTGAATGA